The Catenuloplanes niger genome includes a window with the following:
- a CDS encoding efflux RND transporter periplasmic adaptor subunit, protein MTPRSRPLALLAAVVLAAGATAASCEEEPSGVDVGEVRLGAVAEVVDAPATVTARSAATLTAASAGTLKELLVRPGDQVRPGQVLAVIDSPEATARLDSAARTRDAAAQTGVPGFATGGLDGAQRETDAAATDSFTAARAAAKQVADQQVRDTLLRQVDAAQQRYDAASAAVADATRAVQAGVAGLGTALGALSTAQRLQAEAAYDLAKGTVDALTLRAPIGGVVQLGGAPAAAGGVDLTEILRGGAPPTGAGGPPAGVDPAVPEGGYVGAGTTVLTIVDVSELSVTAEVDETDVLLVSEGAAADVELDAATGAGYPGEVTSVDLLPTASARGGVSYRVRISLGAGTLADGGPAPAPRPGMSAVAHLRVRQAANTVTVPAAAVFSTESGGEAVWVVDGGRAERVDVSVGVQGQDAVQIVRGLRAGQTIVVRGTDRVTAGQRVP, encoded by the coding sequence ATGACCCCGCGGAGCCGCCCGCTCGCCCTTCTGGCCGCCGTCGTCCTGGCTGCCGGGGCGACGGCGGCCTCATGCGAGGAGGAACCGTCCGGCGTGGACGTCGGCGAGGTGCGGCTCGGCGCGGTCGCCGAGGTCGTGGACGCGCCCGCGACCGTGACCGCCCGGTCCGCGGCCACGCTCACCGCCGCGTCCGCCGGCACGCTCAAGGAACTGCTGGTCCGCCCGGGTGACCAGGTCCGGCCCGGCCAGGTGCTCGCCGTGATCGACTCGCCGGAGGCGACCGCACGCCTGGACTCGGCCGCGCGCACGCGCGACGCGGCCGCGCAGACCGGTGTCCCCGGCTTCGCCACCGGCGGGCTGGACGGCGCGCAGCGGGAGACGGACGCGGCCGCCACGGACTCGTTCACCGCGGCCCGCGCCGCCGCGAAGCAGGTCGCCGACCAGCAGGTCCGCGACACCCTGCTGCGCCAGGTGGACGCAGCCCAGCAGCGGTACGACGCGGCGTCCGCGGCCGTGGCCGACGCGACCCGGGCCGTGCAGGCGGGCGTGGCCGGCCTCGGCACCGCGCTGGGTGCGCTCTCCACCGCGCAGCGGCTGCAGGCCGAGGCCGCCTACGACCTGGCCAAGGGCACGGTGGACGCGCTCACGCTGCGGGCGCCGATCGGCGGCGTGGTCCAGCTCGGTGGCGCCCCGGCCGCGGCGGGCGGCGTGGACCTCACCGAGATCCTGCGCGGCGGCGCGCCGCCCACCGGTGCCGGCGGGCCGCCCGCGGGCGTCGACCCGGCCGTGCCGGAGGGCGGGTACGTGGGCGCCGGCACCACCGTGCTGACCATCGTGGACGTCTCCGAGCTGAGCGTCACCGCCGAGGTCGACGAGACCGACGTGCTGCTGGTCTCCGAGGGCGCGGCCGCGGACGTGGAGCTGGACGCCGCGACCGGTGCCGGCTATCCCGGCGAGGTGACCTCCGTCGACCTGCTGCCCACCGCGTCCGCGCGCGGCGGCGTGTCGTACCGGGTGCGGATCTCGCTCGGCGCGGGCACGCTCGCGGACGGCGGGCCCGCGCCGGCACCCCGGCCCGGCATGAGCGCGGTCGCCCACCTGCGGGTTCGTCAGGCGGCGAACACGGTAACGGTGCCGGCCGCCGCGGTCTTCTCCACCGAGTCGGGCGGCGAGGCGGTCTGGGTCGTCGACGGTGGGCGTGCGGAACGGGTGGACGTGTCCGTCGGCGTGCAGGGCCAGGACGCGGTGCAGATCGTGCGGGGCCTGCGGGCCGGGCAGACGATCGTGGTGCGCGGGACGGACCGGGTGACCGCCGGGCAGCGGGTGCCATGA